The Alkalihalobacillus sp. LMS6 genomic interval CCTTTAATTAGAAAGCATAACAAAAAACAATGACTTCAACCAATACCCTTTCAATAATTTTTTGAAACCCCTTTTTTAAGTATGATAAAAAAAGCGTGTTTATGACGACTAAGTGAGAGGGTGCCGTACTTCTTAAAAACGGTTTACTAAGGAAGCGATTTCCTAAGATAGAATTGACCGCTGTTGGTGGAGGCTGAAGAGGATAAGAAAATCAAATCGTAAAAAAGCTGTTAACAAAATGACTGAGAATATGTGAATGTTAAACAGATTGCGAATATCCCCTATGATTGGTATCTGATCTATGAGATACTATAGATATTAGACTTATTTAGTCTAATTCGAAAGGTGTTGATCCCCGATGTACAAGGTAGAACGCATTGTCGAAGGGGTAACAGAGACCTTCAAGGACTCAAATAGTTATTTGGACAAAACCTTTGCTGATCCTGTTGCCGCAAATTTGTTGGCAAAAAAACTCAATTTAGATTTAATTATCGCAGACAATGATGTTTGGCGTGTTGTAAATTATGCATAAATACATGGGTATTTGCCTATGTTGACCTCTAAGCGGACGAGCTTAGAGGTTTTTTTATAAGATATCATGTACACCTGAACGTTGGAAACAAAAAAAGAAAGGGACAAATCCCTTTCTTTTTCTAAAAACTTATTTTGCAATTTTCACGCGTGATTCAAGCGATTGAAACTCTTTTTCGCCAGGTATTTGAGCTGGTTTACCAAATGGCATTTGTGCGCGAAGTTTCCATGTATTCGGGATGTCCCATGTAGTAGCGACCATTTCGTCAACAAGAGGGTTATAGTGCTGTAAGGAAGCACCTAAACCTTCGAGCTCAAGTCCAGTCCAAATCGCAAATTGTAGCATTCCTGACGATTGTTCTGACCACACAGGGAAGTTGTCTGCGTACAGCGCGAAGGATTCTTGGAGACCTTCTACAACGCTTTGATCTTCAAAGAATAATACGGTACCATATCCGCCTTTAAAGCCGTCCATTCTCGCTTGAGAAGATGAAAAATCGCCATCACCAACAACCTCTTTAAGAATGTCTGTTGTTTTTTCCCAGAAAGTATCATGTTCCTTACCAAATAGAACAAGCACTCGTGCTGATTGTGAGTTAAACGCAGATGGAACATATTTTACCGCGTGCTCAACAATTTCTTGAACGCGCTCAGTTGAAACAATTTCCTCTTTTTCGACTGTATGGTAAGAACGTCTTGTTTCAATTGCTTTAAAAAATCTGTCATCGTAATCTCTCCTTTTACTTTCTTCTTAAGGATAAGCTCATTTGCTTTTTCCTATTCGCTTTTTTAGTAGTATATCTAGTAAAAGATTTTCACGGAAGTACGCACTTTTTTGTAAGAAAGGTTCCAAAAAGATACCAAGTGGGGGAAGTGGTTATGTATGAAGTACATCGTTATTGAAGGAATGCCTAAAAAATCTAAAATGAGTGAAATCGAACAACTGCATCACCAGATCTTTACTGAAAATCGCTCGCTCTATGATCAGATGCTGAAGAAGCCTTTTTTGGTCATACATCTTGCATATGATGCGCAAACGCTTGTCGGTTATAAAATTGGATACAAACAGTCAACGTCCATTTTTTACAGTTGGTTAGGTGGTGTGCATGCAGATTATCGTGGTAGAGGTATCGCGCGACAGTTAATGAATCGGCAACACTTAAAAGCAAAAAAAGCTGGCTACTCGTTTATCGAGACAAAAACAATGAATCGCTGGCGCGACATGCTAATCGTCAACATTCAATTTGGATTTGACGTCGTCGATGTGGAGAAAAAAGAGGGAGAAGAGCCAAAAATTCTTTTACGAAAACATTTATAAAGAACCCGCCAGCTTGTGCGAGCGAGTTCTCTTTGCTTATGCCTTTAAAAAGTCTTTTTCTAAATATGCAGGGTTTGGGTATTTATAGAAGCCTTCACCAGATTCTGTTCCTAATTTTCCTTTATCAATCATCTCTTCTTTTAGGAATGTCGCTACTTTTTGTGCTGCTTCATCACCAGCTTCTCCTTTTGCATAACTAATGTTATAGGCTGTACGAATACCGACTGTGTCAAGAATCGCAAATGGACCAGCCGGTGAACCTGTTGCGACCATCCATGTCTTATCGATCGTATGAGCGTCGGCGATATCATTCACAAGAAGCTCTTGTCCAGCATTTAAGAAAGGAACGAGTAGTGAGTTTAAGATATATCCAGGTTGTTCTTTGTAGATAGGAAGTGGCACCATGCCGATAGCTTCCGCAAATTCAACCAGTGCCTGAAACACGTGATCATCTGTTCCTTCATGCTTCATGATCTCGGCTGTGTTCTTCACACGGATATCGTTTGCAAAGTGTAAAGCTAAGAATTTTTCTGGACGACCTGTTTCTTTTGCAAACTGACTTGGGAGTAAAGTGGAGGTGTTCGTTGCGAATATCGTTTTATCCGGGGCTACCTCACCTAATTTTGTGTAAAAGTCTTTTTTTATGGCTAGTTTTTCAGGAACTGCTTCAATGACTAAGTCAGCATCTTGCACGGCTTCACTTAGATTGGCAGAAAACCGCATGCGCTCATATCCTTGTTGAACATCAGCATCGGTTAAATCAAAGTCTTGTTTGTAAAGCGTCATTAATTTTTCCACACGCTCTTTTGCTTTATCAAGTGCTTCATCATGAATGTCATACACAGTGACTTGAAATCCTTTATACGCTGTTTGATAAGCGATTTGACTTCCTAAGACGCCGCTTCCTGCTACCATCACGTTTGAAAATTTCATCGGTGTCATCTCCTAGCTGTTATTGTGGACTTTATATATCCATTATGAACGTCCTTTCTAGAAAAGAAAAGAATATTGCTCAAGTAGTATTAACTTTTCGTGACGAATGCATCCAAACAAGCTACACTAAAAGCAAGGTGTAGATAGAGAAATGGAGGAAGCCAAATGAAGACGTTACATATTGCTAGTATCCCAGGGGACGGGATCGGAAAAGAGGTTGTCCCGCAAGCAGAAAGAGTTTTGAAAGCGGTTGCCGAGTTACATGGAGGACTGCGGTTTGAATTTACACAGTTTCCATGGAGTTGTGAGTACTATTTAGAACATGGTGTGATGATGCCTGAAGATGGGCTAGCACAATTGAAGCCGTTTGACGCGATCTTTTTAGGGGCAGTAGGGAATCAGAACCTTGTTCCAGATCATATTTCTCTATGGGGGCTTCTAATCAAGATTCGACGTGAGTTTGAACAAGTAATTAATATGCGACCAGCGAAGCAATTAGCAGGAATTCAATCTCCGTTAGTCAACCCGAAAGATTTTGACCTTGTTGTCATTCGAGAAAATAGTGAAGGTGAATATAGTGCTTCAGGTGGGCGCATCCATAGTAACGAAGATGAAATTGCGATTCAGAACGCCATTTTTACACGTAAAGGGACGGAACGAGCGATGCACTATGCTTTTGAAGTCGCAGCCAAACGAAGTGGGCGCGTAACAAGCGCAACCAAATCAAATGGCATTGTGCATTCCATGCCGTTTTGGGATCAAGTCTTTCATGAGGTAAGTCAATCATACCCTGCTATTAAAACTGATTCGCAGCACATTGATGCGCTAGCTGCTTTTTTTGTGACGAAGCCAGCTGAATTTGATGTAATTGTTGCATCGAATTTGTTCGGAGATATTTTAACAGACATTGGCGCGGCCATCATGGGAAGCATTGGAATCGCTCCTGCCGCAAATATCAATGTAAATGGAAAATATCCATCCATGTTTGAGCCGGTACATGGATCTGCGCCTGACATTGTCGGTCAAGGATTAGCGAACCCAATTGGACAAATCTGGACTGCGAAAATGATGCTTGACCACTTTGGCGAAATTGAACTTGGAACACATCTATTATCGTCAATTGAAGCAGTTACAAAGCAAGGTATCTTAACAGCAGATCTAGGCGGAAGTTATTCGACGGAAGCAGTTACAGATGCAATTATAAAAGCAGTTCAAAAGGGATAAAAGGTATACACGTCTGTTTGAAATGATGTGAAAAAAACGCTCGGATGTCTGATGACTCAAATCTAGCTTACTTGCTAGCCTTTGGGTCATTTTTTTCAATTGTAGACAGATAGCGTACAATAGAAACAAGATAATCATGAAGGAGCGAGTTTGTTGACTGATGATGATAAACAACTTCAATGGGCTGTTTGGCAAGGGTTTTTAATTCTTGTGGCCATTGGATTGGCGTTAATTCTACTTTTTCGTTTTGGAGAAATGCTCCCTTTTTTACAGTCCTTGTTTGTTAGTGAAAGGTATAGTTTTCTTTTTCAAGTAGTATCTGGACTCGTGATTGGTTTGGTTGTTGCTTTCGTCACCCTAGGTGTCCTTAAGGTGACAAAAACAACGCTCCCTAGAAACGAATTAACGGATCTCTTACGAACGATGGTATCCTCTCCAGCAGGATTATTTGCAGTTGTCGTTGGTGCACCGATTGTCGAGGAGTTTTTATTCCGTGGTGTGCTTATTGGTTTATTTGTAGACATCGCTCCTGTGTCGCTTTTAATAGGTGTCAATGCGCTTTTATTTATGCTTGTTCATGTTCCGCAATATCGAGGGCTACCTATTCTACATCTCATTATCTTTTTCGTTGGTTTACTTTTAGCTTATCTTTTCGTGGCAACAGGTGCGCTCATTGTGCCAATTCTTGTCCACTGCATCTATAATTTAATTGTTGGCATCGCGATGCGCAAAATGGTGTAGCACTTATAAATTGAGCCAGTCTTCAATCCAGTTT includes:
- a CDS encoding GNAT family N-acetyltransferase, which gives rise to MKYIVIEGMPKKSKMSEIEQLHHQIFTENRSLYDQMLKKPFLVIHLAYDAQTLVGYKIGYKQSTSIFYSWLGGVHADYRGRGIARQLMNRQHLKAKKAGYSFIETKTMNRWRDMLIVNIQFGFDVVDVEKKEGEEPKILLRKHL
- a CDS encoding nitroreductase family protein — its product is METRRSYHTVEKEEIVSTERVQEIVEHAVKYVPSAFNSQSARVLVLFGKEHDTFWEKTTDILKEVVGDGDFSSSQARMDGFKGGYGTVLFFEDQSVVEGLQESFALYADNFPVWSEQSSGMLQFAIWTGLELEGLGASLQHYNPLVDEMVATTWDIPNTWKLRAQMPFGKPAQIPGEKEFQSLESRVKIAK
- a CDS encoding tartrate dehydrogenase, coding for MKTLHIASIPGDGIGKEVVPQAERVLKAVAELHGGLRFEFTQFPWSCEYYLEHGVMMPEDGLAQLKPFDAIFLGAVGNQNLVPDHISLWGLLIKIRREFEQVINMRPAKQLAGIQSPLVNPKDFDLVVIRENSEGEYSASGGRIHSNEDEIAIQNAIFTRKGTERAMHYAFEVAAKRSGRVTSATKSNGIVHSMPFWDQVFHEVSQSYPAIKTDSQHIDALAAFFVTKPAEFDVIVASNLFGDILTDIGAAIMGSIGIAPAANINVNGKYPSMFEPVHGSAPDIVGQGLANPIGQIWTAKMMLDHFGEIELGTHLLSSIEAVTKQGILTADLGGSYSTEAVTDAIIKAVQKG
- a CDS encoding 3-hydroxyacyl-CoA dehydrogenase, with the protein product MKFSNVMVAGSGVLGSQIAYQTAYKGFQVTVYDIHDEALDKAKERVEKLMTLYKQDFDLTDADVQQGYERMRFSANLSEAVQDADLVIEAVPEKLAIKKDFYTKLGEVAPDKTIFATNTSTLLPSQFAKETGRPEKFLALHFANDIRVKNTAEIMKHEGTDDHVFQALVEFAEAIGMVPLPIYKEQPGYILNSLLVPFLNAGQELLVNDIADAHTIDKTWMVATGSPAGPFAILDTVGIRTAYNISYAKGEAGDEAAQKVATFLKEEMIDKGKLGTESGEGFYKYPNPAYLEKDFLKA
- a CDS encoding CPBP family intramembrane glutamic endopeptidase, producing the protein MTDDDKQLQWAVWQGFLILVAIGLALILLFRFGEMLPFLQSLFVSERYSFLFQVVSGLVIGLVVAFVTLGVLKVTKTTLPRNELTDLLRTMVSSPAGLFAVVVGAPIVEEFLFRGVLIGLFVDIAPVSLLIGVNALLFMLVHVPQYRGLPILHLIIFFVGLLLAYLFVATGALIVPILVHCIYNLIVGIAMRKMV